The stretch of DNA TAGTCGATCGAGCCTCCTTCCCACTGATGGTGATCCGGCCCGACGACGTTCTCCGACAGCCAATCGCCGTAGCACTCGAGCGTGCAAAAGACGCCGCGGTTTCGAGTCTCGAGTCGCGCCGGCCGAACCTCGAGGTCGGTTCCACAGCCTGTACAGTCGACAACAACCCGTTCTCCCTTCTCTGACGGGTTCTCGGGTAGCAATCCGCTGGCGTTCTCGACGCACTCAGAACAGTACACTCCCGGCTTGTCCGAGGGATAGTAGTCGAACGTCGATCCACAGCGATCACACGTCCCAGTTTCTGTTCCACCCTTCCAGTTCCCATTGTGCTTCCCGGCGTTGGGATTACAGTCGTCACAGAACTCGCGTCTGGATTTCGGATCGTAGAATTCGGACTCACACCCGGTACAGGTTCGATTCGGCAGCGGCTCGTCGTGGACTTTCGTGTGATGCTGGCGCATTCCCTGTTCGGTCGTCAGGGACTTCCCGCAGGTTGGGCAGTCCATAAACAATGCTGTATGTGTGGGAAAATAAACAACACTAAACCGTAGTGAAAGTAATCTGAATGGACTCGAGTCTCGCTCTCGAGCAGCCGCCAGAAGCAAAATCAGCGACGGAGACGCCGCGTGCGACGCTGCCGGCTTACAGGTAGCCTTCCTCGGCCAGTCGCTCGATGCCTTCCTCGAGTCGCTCTTCGCTCGCCGCATACGAGATCCGCGCGTAGCCGGGGGTGCCGAAGGCGCTGCCGGGTACGGTTGCGACGTGAGCGTCTTCGATCGCGCCCTCACACCAGGCCTGATCGTCGTCACCGACGGGCAGCATCATGTAGAACGCACCCTCGGGGACGGCGACGTCGACGCCGTGTTCGTCGAGGAGGTCGACGACGAGGTCACGGCGCTGCTCGAACGCTTCGGTCATCTCGGCGACGGCCTCGTCGGTGTTCTCGAGCGCTTCGATCCCGGCATGCTGGACGAAGTTCACGGCGGAGGAGACGGAGTGGCTGTGGAGCTTGCCAGCCTGGTCGATCAGATCCTCGGGACCGGCGAAGTAGCCAAGTCGCCAGCCGGTCATCGAGTAGGCCTTCGAGAAGCCGTTGACCGTGACGGTGCGGTCGGCCATGCCCTCGAGCGTGCCGAGACTGGTCGGTTCGACGCCGTAGGTGATCTCCTTGTAGATCTCGTCGGAGATGACGGTGATGTCGTGTTCGACCGCCAGATCGCGGACGCCTTCGAGCGCGGCGTCGGAGTAGACCGCGCCGGTGGGGTTCGACGGGGAGTTGACGACGAGTAGTTCGGTGTTGTCCGAGACCGCGGCCTCGAGGTCGTCGAGGGCAGGCTCAAGCTGGAAGTCGGTCTCGGAGAGGTCGACGCGGGTCAGGTCGCCGCCGGCCATCTTGACCATCGCCTCGTAGGAGACCCACGCGGGGTCGAGCAGGACGACTTCGTCGCCGTCTTCGATGAGTGCCTGGACGATCTCGTAGAGGGCCTGCTTCGCGCCGGGCGTGACGATGATCTCGTCGGCTGTGTGCTCTAAGCCGTCGTCGGCGAGTTTGTCGGCGATCGCCTCACGCAGTTCGAGAATGCCGGCGGAGGTCGTGTAGCCGGTGTGGCCGGCGTCCATCGCGTCCTTGCCGGCCTCGACGATGTTCTCGGGCGTGGGGAAGTCGGGCTCGCCGACGGAGAGGTCGACGACGTCTGCGCCCTCGGCCTCGAGTTCGGTTGCGAGCGCGGAGATAGCAAGCGTTGCGGACGGTTCGACTCGGGTTACACGGTCGGTGAATTCCATCGTCATTGTTGGGAATCGGCTGCGGGACTGGGGGCTGGGAGTTCGTCGACGAGGTCGAGCGCGCCGTCGACGGCTTTCGCCGCGTTTTCGACGCGTTCGCGCGCTTCGGCGGCGGACATGCCGGGGCCGGTCACGCCGAGGGTCACCGGCGTATCGCGCTCGAGACTCACGTCGGAGAGTCGTTGTGCGGTGGCGTCGGTGATCACCTGATCGTGATCGGTATCGCCGGTGATGACGGTGCCGATCACGGCGACGGCGTCAACCTCGTCACGACGTGCGAGGCGATCGGCGGCCAGCGGCGCGTCGTAGACGCCCGGCACGTGGACCGTCTCGTACACGTCGGCACCCGCGGCCGTTGCGGCCTCGAGTGCGTCCTGCTCCATCTGCTCGGTGATCGGCCGGTTGAACTCCGCGACCACCAGTCCGAGCGTGGTCATAGGCGAGCGGTAGGGAGGATGGGTAAAAGAGGTACCGTTCTGTGGTGGCCACGTGCTGACGAGTACCGGACGGAACACCACTCGATCGAGCCAGATACTCGGGCACTCCCCCAATCCATCCCGCTTACGACGTGTTGGTCCCTCGAAGCGTCACATCGCTGTTGATCGTCTCGAGGCGGATCCGACGGGAGCCATCGCCCAGCGTCACCTCGAGTGAGCCGTCGCCCGACGTGCTCGAGGTGTCGAAGCCCTCAAACGAGATGTCGCCGTTAGTCGTCGAGACGCTGACGGTCGCATCGAGCGAGACAGGTGTCCGGACCGTGATTTCGCCGTTGGTACTCTCCGCTGTCAGGTCGCCACCGCCGTCTGCAAGCGAGATATCGATATCTCCGTTGGTCGTGTTCGCGTCCACGTCGCCGCTGACGCCAGCGGCGTGGATCTCGCCATTGGTCGTCTCGGCGCTTAGCCCGCCGTCGACACCTTCGATGTCGACCCGACCGTTCGTCGTCCCGGCGACGAGGTCGTCGGTCACGTTCTGAGTCTCGATGTCGCCGTTGGTCGTCTCCGCTCGCGCGAGTCGGATCCCTGTCGGGACTGTCACCTCGAGATCGACTTTGGGATCGGGGCCGAACAGAAACGGCGTCGTGTCGTAGTCGGTCTCGAGCGCCAGGTGGCCGCCGTTCCGACTGGACGCGAGAGTCACCGACTCGAGGATGTCTTCGGTCGGTGCCGCTTTGTCGGCTGTGACCGCGATCGTGTCGTCTTCGTTTCCGTCGACGGTGATCGAGCCGTTGACAGTCTCGAGTGAGAGTGAACTGAGGTCCGCGGTCTGGTATGTTTCCGTCACGGTTTCCGTTGCGCCCCTGCCAGTCGCGAGACAGCCAGCGAGCGCGCCGAGCGCACCGAGACTTCCCCCACCGAGCAACTGGCGCCGTGAAATGTTACTCGTCATACTCGTATCGATGTGGTCCTCTCGACATATGTACTACTAGTCAGTTTCCGACGCGGGTGTTGTCCACGAAGATTTTTATAGGATAACGGTCGCAGCGCCTGAGACGGGCTGTTGTCACGATGTCCCGGCCCGACCGCAGGGCGGTCACGATTGCATCGGAACCCACTGACAAGACCGTGTGACGGCAGTCACCTGCGAAGCGCCAGGTTCGAGATCGGATGCCGTCGGTGACGGGCAGGGAGTTACCGTGTCTCGAGCATGCAGTTTGAGAATTCTTAAGCGCGGGCGACGACAACCGCGGCGTAATGACAACGCTACGGACGCCGGGACCGACGATCGGCGTCGTCGGAGGAGGACAGCTCGGGCGGATGCTCGCCGAAGCGGCCGCGCCGCTGGGTGTCGAGGTAATCGTGCTCGATCCGACGCCGGACTGTCCGGCAGCGCTCGTGGCCAGCGACCAGATCGTTGCCGCGTTCGACGACGAAGCGGGGATCCGTGAGCTCGCCGAGCGCGCCGATATCCTCACGTTCGAGATCGAACTCGCCGACCAGAACGTCATGGACCGTATCAGCGAGGAGACGGGGACGCCGGTCCACCCGAAGCCGTCGACGCTCGAGACGATCCACGACAAACTCGTCCAGAAACGCGAACTCGAGGACGCGGGCGTTCCGGTGCCGCCGTTCCGCGAGGTCGACGATGCCGACGACATCCGCGAGGCGATCGACGACTACGGCGCACCGGTGATGCTCAAAGCCCGCACCGGCGGCTACGACGGGCGCGGCAACGTCCCCGTCGAGTCGAAAGCCGACGCCGCGGACGCCCTCGAGTCGGTCGCCGGCCCCGCGATGGTCGAGTCGTTCGTCGACTTCGAGCGCGAGGTGTCGGTCATCGCCGTCAAAGGGGACGACGAGGTCACCACCTTCCCGCTGGGCGAGAACGTCCACGAAGACGAGATCCTCCGGGAGACGATCGTCCCCGCGCGTTCGAGCGAGGCCGTCACCGAGCGCGCGTACGACGTCGCCCGCGACGTCCTCGAGGTGATGGACGGTCGTGGCGTCTACGGGACCGAACTGTTCGAGACGAGCGAGGGCGAGATTCTGCTCAACGAGATCGCGCCGCGCCCGCACAACTCGGGCCACTGGACGATCGAGGGGACACAGACTTCGCAGTTCGAACAGCACGTCCGGGCCGTGCTGGGCTGGCCGCTCGGTTCGACGGCCCTGCGTTCGCCGACCGTGATGACGAATCTACTCGCCGATGTCGAACAAGAGGGGCCGGCACAGGTGGGAGATATCAATGAGGTCTTAGAGACCCCTGGCGCGGCCCTTCACTGGTACGGCAAGCACCAGGCGCGACCCCTTCGGAAAATGGGCCACGTCACTGTGACTGCCGACGGAGACGACGATTCGGTCGATGACCTCCTCGAGACGGCACGCGACCTCGAGGCCGCCATGACGTTCCAGTCGTAGTCGTCCGGCCTGCACCCGACCCGGTCTTCATTTCGTTTACCACCGTTTCAAGTCGCTTGCCCGACCACCCTCACCCATGAGCGACAGCGTCAGCGACCTGATCGACCGCTTGCACGACGAAGCCGACCAGGACCGCCCGGCTGCGGAGACCCCCGATGTGGGGATCGTGATGGGCAGTGATTCCGACCTCGAGACGA from Natrinema sp. HArc-T2 encodes:
- a CDS encoding HNH endonuclease, with the translated sequence MDCPTCGKSLTTEQGMRQHHTKVHDEPLPNRTCTGCESEFYDPKSRREFCDDCNPNAGKHNGNWKGGTETGTCDRCGSTFDYYPSDKPGVYCSECVENASGLLPENPSEKGERVVVDCTGCGTDLEVRPARLETRNRGVFCTLECYGDWLSENVVGPDHHQWEGGSIDYGQQWWQIRRQALERDDYECQHCGTSAEELGRNPDVHHRQPVRSFDQPEDAHTMDNVITLCRSCHRHAEAGTITLPAHDEK
- a CDS encoding pyridoxal phosphate-dependent aminotransferase; its protein translation is MTMEFTDRVTRVEPSATLAISALATELEAEGADVVDLSVGEPDFPTPENIVEAGKDAMDAGHTGYTTSAGILELREAIADKLADDGLEHTADEIIVTPGAKQALYEIVQALIEDGDEVVLLDPAWVSYEAMVKMAGGDLTRVDLSETDFQLEPALDDLEAAVSDNTELLVVNSPSNPTGAVYSDAALEGVRDLAVEHDITVISDEIYKEITYGVEPTSLGTLEGMADRTVTVNGFSKAYSMTGWRLGYFAGPEDLIDQAGKLHSHSVSSAVNFVQHAGIEALENTDEAVAEMTEAFEQRRDLVVDLLDEHGVDVAVPEGAFYMMLPVGDDDQAWCEGAIEDAHVATVPGSAFGTPGYARISYAASEERLEEGIERLAEEGYL
- a CDS encoding DUF4097 domain-containing protein, with protein sequence MTSNISRRQLLGGGSLGALGALAGCLATGRGATETVTETYQTADLSSLSLETVNGSITVDGNEDDTIAVTADKAAPTEDILESVTLASSRNGGHLALETDYDTTPFLFGPDPKVDLEVTVPTGIRLARAETTNGDIETQNVTDDLVAGTTNGRVDIEGVDGGLSAETTNGEIHAAGVSGDVDANTTNGDIDISLADGGGDLTAESTNGEITVRTPVSLDATVSVSTTNGDISFEGFDTSSTSGDGSLEVTLGDGSRRIRLETINSDVTLRGTNTS
- the ribH gene encoding 6,7-dimethyl-8-ribityllumazine synthase; the encoded protein is MTTLGLVVAEFNRPITEQMEQDALEAATAAGADVYETVHVPGVYDAPLAADRLARRDEVDAVAVIGTVITGDTDHDQVITDATAQRLSDVSLERDTPVTLGVTGPGMSAAEARERVENAAKAVDGALDLVDELPAPSPAADSQQ
- a CDS encoding 5-(carboxyamino)imidazole ribonucleotide synthase; amino-acid sequence: MTTLRTPGPTIGVVGGGQLGRMLAEAAAPLGVEVIVLDPTPDCPAALVASDQIVAAFDDEAGIRELAERADILTFEIELADQNVMDRISEETGTPVHPKPSTLETIHDKLVQKRELEDAGVPVPPFREVDDADDIREAIDDYGAPVMLKARTGGYDGRGNVPVESKADAADALESVAGPAMVESFVDFEREVSVIAVKGDDEVTTFPLGENVHEDEILRETIVPARSSEAVTERAYDVARDVLEVMDGRGVYGTELFETSEGEILLNEIAPRPHNSGHWTIEGTQTSQFEQHVRAVLGWPLGSTALRSPTVMTNLLADVEQEGPAQVGDINEVLETPGAALHWYGKHQARPLRKMGHVTVTADGDDDSVDDLLETARDLEAAMTFQS